The DNA region ATTAAAAACCTAGGTATTATTATACTTTTCTTATTTTTAGGATATGTTGTTATTTCACAAGAAAATATAAAAATTATTTTTTCAGGAATTGCAATCTTTCTAATTGGTATGTATTTTATGGAAGATGGATTTAAACTATTTTCAGGAAGTGTTTTAGAAAATATTCTACAAAGATTTACAAGTAATCTTTTTAAGTCAATTACTACTGGTTTCTTTGCTACAACACTTGTACAAAGTTCATCTTTAATATCTGTAATAGTAATATCTTTCTTATCTGTTGAATTACTTACATTAACTCAAGGTATAGGAGTTATTTTTGGTTCAAATTTAGGAAGTACAACTACAGCTTGGATTGTTTCTGCATTAGGTTTAAATATAAAAATTTCTTTATTTGCAATGCCCATGATTATATTTGGTGCTATTTTTAGATTTATGAATGGAAATACATATAAAGGTATAGGAAATATACTTTTAGGTTTAGGTTTTATATTTCTTGGTATTTCTTATATGAAAGACGGTTTCGAAACATTAAAAGATTCAATAGACTTAGCTTCATTTGCAATGGATGGTTTTTTAGGTCTAATTGTATATATAATAATTGGAGCCGTTGCTACAGTAGTTATTCAATCAAGTGGTGCAACTATGGCTATTATTATTACAGCTTTAAGTTCAGGAAGTATAATTTATATAAATGCACTTGCTCTTGCAATTGGTGCAAATGTAGGTACTACCGTTACTGCAATTATTGGTTCATTAACTTCAAATGAAAATGGAAAAAGATTAGCTCTTGCTCACCTTATTTTTAATATCATTACTGCTTTAGTTGCTGTTATATTTCTTCATTATATAAAAGATTTAGTAGATTATATATCTCCTTATTTTAATATTGATTCAACTAACTATAGTATGAAGCTTGCACTATTTCATACAATTTTTAATATTCTAGGTATTTTATTAGTTGCGCCTTTTATAAATATAATAGTAGTAATTTCAGAGAAACTTATTAAGAAAAAAGTATCTAAATACTCAAAACCAAAATATCTATTACAATCAAATATAAATATTCCAAATGCATCAATGTTATCAATAAAAAAAGAGTGTATTAACTTATATGAAAACTGTCAAAAAGCTATGCTTCATGCACTTAATTTTCATACAACGAATTTAAAAACAAAAGAAGATTTAAAAATTGCTCTAACAAAAGATATAAAGAAAATAGATACAAATATAGACGAAATATATCAAAATAATTTAAAATCATTATATAGTGAAATCATTAGATATTCAACCTTTGCACAAGAACATATGACAAGTAGTTTTCAATTAAAAAAAGTTGGTGACTTTAAAAGATGTTCTAAACTAATAATAGAAGTGCTAAAAGATATTAGAGATATACAAAGAAATGTAAATTTTTATTTAAAAAGTAAAAATGAATATATAAAAAAAGAGTATAATATTTTAAGAGAAGAGTTAGCAACTATATTAATTGATATAAACTATTTAGATAATGATGAATTAAGTGAAGTAGAAAAATTAACTCAAATTGAGATGATAAAAGAGTTATTAAATAAAAATGATCTTTCAAATAGTGAAAAAATTGATGTTTTAATTAGAGAAGATAAAATTAAAGCAACAATGGCAACATCACTTATAAATGATAGTGCATCTGTATATACAATACAGAAAAATTTAGTTGAAATAGCAACTTTATTATTTATAAAAGATGAACTAATCAAAGAAATAGGAGAACAAACAAATGCCTCTTAAAGAACTAATTTTAAAAGTGAAAAACTTTTTAAAAGATGAAGACCTTGATGAAATAAAAAAAAGTAAAGTTATTGAAATATTAGAAGAATTAATACAAAAAAAACAAAAACTAAAAAAACATATAAGAGATTGTGAAAATAAAAAGAAAAAACAAGAGCTTCAAGAAAAACTTGA from Malaciobacter molluscorum LMG 25693 includes:
- a CDS encoding Na/Pi cotransporter family protein, encoding MIKNLGIIILFLFLGYVVISQENIKIIFSGIAIFLIGMYFMEDGFKLFSGSVLENILQRFTSNLFKSITTGFFATTLVQSSSLISVIVISFLSVELLTLTQGIGVIFGSNLGSTTTAWIVSALGLNIKISLFAMPMIIFGAIFRFMNGNTYKGIGNILLGLGFIFLGISYMKDGFETLKDSIDLASFAMDGFLGLIVYIIIGAVATVVIQSSGATMAIIITALSSGSIIYINALALAIGANVGTTVTAIIGSLTSNENGKRLALAHLIFNIITALVAVIFLHYIKDLVDYISPYFNIDSTNYSMKLALFHTIFNILGILLVAPFINIIVVISEKLIKKKVSKYSKPKYLLQSNINIPNASMLSIKKECINLYENCQKAMLHALNFHTTNLKTKEDLKIALTKDIKKIDTNIDEIYQNNLKSLYSEIIRYSTFAQEHMTSSFQLKKVGDFKRCSKLIIEVLKDIRDIQRNVNFYLKSKNEYIKKEYNILREELATILIDINYLDNDELSEVEKLTQIEMIKELLNKNDLSNSEKIDVLIREDKIKATMATSLINDSASVYTIQKNLVEIATLLFIKDELIKEIGEQTNAS